Below is a window of Mucilaginibacter sp. PAMC 26640 DNA.
CGCACCCGAAAGGTCTCATCTGTTACATAACTCTATTATTAAGTTACATTATTCACACACTAACTATAATCGCCAGTAACCCTGATTCTCGTTTATGAAATTAAAAAACAGTCATTTACCGTCCAACAAATCTCTGATGATCAAAGGGTCATTTATTGTAATTGGGAATTAAAACTATAAGCTTTTTTATTCCTTGTCCTTGCAACTAATCCCGTCTAAAGGACTAAAGCATCAACTTTGGAAGTTGAATAAACCTTTTTAGTCAGGAATCGTTCACTACAGCGCGTCTTCAAGGTAATCATGAGTTTTCAACAGTCAATCCTATTTAACAAGCCGATCCTATTTGAACATGAAACTTTACATCAAGAACATGGTATGCATCCGTTGCAAAATGATCGTTAAGCAGGAACTAAAAAGGCTTTCATGTCATTATGTAACGGTAGAATTAGGTCATGTCGAGATCATAGAGGATTTTTCAGCGGCTCAATTGAACCTCTTTAAAACAAACCTGCTTAAATATGGCCTGGAGTTGTTGGACGACAAAAAGAGTATTCTGATCGAGAAAATCAAGAAGGTGATCATTGAACTCGTCCACTATGCGGATAAACCAGCTAAAATTAATTTTTCTGACTATTTAAGCGAAAAGCTAAACCATGACTACACTTATATGGCTAACCTATTTTCTGATATAGTGGGAGTTAATATTGAGCATTACCTGATTATTCACAAAATTGAAAGGGTGAAGGAACTACTTGTTTACGATGAGCTTTCGCTTACTCAAATAGCTTACAAGTTACAGTACAGCAGTGTAGCTCATTTGTCTAACCAATTTAAAAAGATCACAGGCCTGACCCCCTCACATTTTAAAAAGTTCAAAGACAACCGGCAAAAAGGTCTGGTCAATCCTTAATATCGGTTTATAATTAGGCCGATCCATATCAAACCTGCTCAGGAAATGCCGCTAAACAGGGTTTAATAGCTAGTGCAAAACTTAGGTTAATTACCTATAGTAAACTTTATATTACCCCTTAGTTCAATCTCGTTACTCACTCCACTGGAGAGCAGAGCACCGCCTAAACCAAAATCAAGCCGGTTGATCTTTTCGGTAATGGTAAAACCGGCAGTGGGATTTTTAATGGCGGTTACCGCCTTGCAATTAGTTATAGCATTGACTATGATAGGCTTAGTAATACCATGGGTAGTGATATTACCCATGAGTTGATATGTTTTTTCGCCCAGCTTTTTGAAAGAAGTACTTTTAAAACTCAGCGTAGGGAATTTTTCCGCATCAAAATAACCCGCGCTTTTAAATTCATTATCACGGTACTCGACTTCCGTATTGATTGAATTTACTTCTGCTGAGAAAGTGATCACCGCATCGGTCAGATCTTTTCGATTGGCGTGAGCGTCGCGTCGATCGTTTTATAATTACCCTCTACATGGAAAATCCCGAAGTGCGTTGCACTGAAGACCACTCGAGCGTGATCCTTGTCAAGTAAGTAATTATGCTAACTAATAGCTGAAAAGCGCATAATAGGGTTATTCCTGATAATATGTATTTTTTTATCTGTTTATTTTACATGTACACTTATTTTCTCCGGCAACATGAACCTGTTGACGTAAACTTATGATTATATTATCTGTCTTCGAACCAACCGATTTTCTTATGATCACTAATCTTATACATAATGAGCTTATTGGTTGTACCGATATCGCTTTCTTCATCCGCAAAACCATGTTCACTGGTAACCGAATCAACGATGATGTAGGGCATGATCCTGTCCAATAACTGTTGCGATACTTTTTGCTTTTCGGCCATGTCTGTGATTTTTTCAAATCTTCTACAGGCTATGACAGTCTACCTATTCCTTACATCCTTGATATTTTCTACTTCGAAACATATTTCGGGATTTCCCTGATTTTGTGTATATCCATCCCTTTAGCAGAATGAAAGTAGATGTTTGTACCGTCTTAAATATAAATTACCGGAACGATGTAATCCACTCCGTCTGATTGACAGCCGATTCTACCTATCAATTCGTTTTTCAATAAACCTTCTGTTTTTACATCTTTGAGTTCTCTTAACATTTTCTTGGTTTTTATTTCAAGAATAACTTGAAGGCTTATCCTAATAGCTGTTTTAAATGGTTGATCAGTCCGTCATTCTCCCAATCGCCATAGTACTTTTTTCCATCGATATAGAATGTAGGGGTTGCGGTCACGCCGCTTTTCAACCCGCTTTCATAATCCGCTTCAATTATGGCCCGTAGTGCTCGGCTTTGCATATCCTGCTCGAACTGCCGTATATTTTCACGCATCACGCCTTCCGCCAGTTTGAACAGTTCTTTTTTTACATCGTAATACTCCGTTGTAAGCGTACTAATCAGGTCAGATAAAGTATTATTTTCTATCGCTAAATAAGAGATGTCTTCGGTAACTTCATTTTCAGCGATCAGACTTAAACGGTCCAGTTGCATACTACACTGCATATGGGCATCTTTCATGTCTAATTGCAGCTTTAAGAGTTTAATACCCACATCTTTTAATTTGGCAACATCATTCGGCTCAAATAAGCGTATAAAATAATCCTGCTCTAAGTGGCGCAGAAAATCTGTTTCAGTTTGAAAGAATTCAAGGTCGGACACCCAGCGTTTGGTGCTGATATAATATTGTTCTGCGCGGTCGGACATTTCAGTTACGTTTTCCATTTGATCTGTTTGATTTTGGTTATCGCCTGCTTGGCGGTACCTGGTATATTTATGGTGTAAATTTCAGGAAATACGATGGATGCACTGATGACAGCCGGCAGTGGAAAAAGTGATACGCAACACAATATGAGCTGATTGGACTTAAACCGCTTATAACTAAAAGATGGGAGACTACTCCTGTAGCCTCCCATCTGATAAAGGTTTGCTTATCCGTATACAGCTATCAACTAAAATGGGTCTGCATATTCACTAAACCTGATCAGCTTTTTATTGACAAATTCTTCTACGCCCAAAGAAGATAGCTCACGGCCGTAGCCGGAACGTTTAGTGCCGCCGAAAGGAAGATCTGGCTGTGTCCAGGTAGGGTGATTGATAAATACCATACCAGTATCGATCATCGCCGCTACATTTTCACCTCTTTTTTTATTGGCGGTAAATACAGTACCACCCAGGCCAAATGGCGAGTCATTAGCCAGCCTGATGGCATGTGCCTCATCTTTAACACGATAAAATGATGCTACCGGTCCGAACAATTCTTCATGATAAGCGGCCATACCCGGTTCAATATCCGTCAATATGGTAACTTCCATAAAAGCACCCGCGCGATCTATGCGTTTGCCGCCAAGGATCACCTTAGCCCCGGCATCAACTGAACGCTGGACTTGGTCTGCAAGCTGTACGGCAGCACCTTCACTACTTAAAGGGCCAAGTTCTGTTTTGCTGTCCATAGGGTCACCAACTTTCAATCCTGTTAGTTTTGCTTTGAATTTACTCAAAAACTCATCTGCGACTGCTTCTACGACGATGAACCTCTTTGCCGCGACGCAGCACTGGCCGGTATTATTCATTCGGCCGATGACTGCCCAGGCCACGGCCTGATCGATATCTGCGTCTTCCAAAACGATGAAGGCATCACTGCCCCCTAATTCCAGAACGGATTTCTTTAATGCCTTGCCGGCGGCGGCGGCCAGGCTCGCACCTGCCAGTTCGCTACCGGTAAGAGAAACGCCTTTGATACGTTCATCGGCGATATAACCAGAAACATGCGCGCCGGAGATAAAAAGGTTCGTGTATAACCCTTTTGGCGCACCTGCTTCTAAAAATATGTCTTCAATCGCTTGTGCGCATTGGGGTACGTTGGAAGCATGTTTAACCAAAACGACGTTGCCAATCATAATATTGGGCGCGGCAAAACGGGCAACCTGATAGAACGGAAAATTCCATGGCTCTACACCAAGCAGTACACCAATAGGGCTTTTTTTGATATATGCCTCGCCAAATTCGGGCTTTAAATGCTCGTCAGCCAAAAACTGCTCACCATTGGTCGCGTAATAGTCGATAATATCTGCGCTTAACGCGATCTCACCCTGGCTCTGCGCGAATAATTTACCCATTTCCAAAGTGATCAGCTTTGAAAGCTGGTCAGATCTTTCACGCATGATCTGAGCGACACGGTGCAGTACCTCCGCTTTGCGGGAAAAGGGCATGGTCCGCCAGGTCTTAAAAGTATCTTCGGCCTGAGATATGGCGGCATTGACAGTTTCCGGCCTCATCTCTTGAAAGGTTTTGACAACTTTGTTGTCAAAGGGATTAATGGTTGCTATAGACATGATTAGTTTTTATATAATTGGACCGCTAATATTAGGGTCACGATTTCTGTTTGCAAAATTGCCTATTACAGTTCGCAGGGACGATGACAACGGTCACACCGTAAACTGATCTTCATCAGCTTTCTGGTTTTGTTCTGTAAGCAGATATTTATTCAGGATCACAACGAAATCGCTCACCGCGTCTTTTATTTTTTCTAAATGGCCGCATATTTTCTCTTTATTCATACGCTGGTAATAATGCTCGATTAGAGAGGCAGAGAGCTGGATATTAGTTAACGGAGAACGCAGTTCATGCGACACTTTGGCCAGGAAACTGGTTTTCGATTGGTTAATATCGATCTGTTTTTGCAGCATTCCATGTAGTAGCGCGTTTTCCATTTCCAACTGATCGATGCGCTTAAGTGATAAGTTATGTTTTTTCTCTATCGAAATTCGCGGTTCCATGATGAGCAGATTTGATTTTTTGTTCATAATCACTTGCCGGTTCGGGCCAGGCTGTCCTTTTTTGCTGTTTAGCTAGGTTTTTAAAATAATCTTTAAAAAAGAAATTAGGTTTTTAGGCCTCCATATTCTGATTCCCGCTACACAATTCACCTGATGCTCAAATTATTATAGTATCAAGTGTTGTCGACTCTATGACTACCAAAGCAGATCCTAAATAACCTTAGGGCGATTAATAATGATCTGTTGCAAAAGCTGTAGGGAAATACGACCGGATTTTTCAGTAATTGCACATCCTTAAATAAGAGTAATCAGACCGTACAATTCCTTGCGGTCTCGTTAAGAAATTCGCGCGTATCTGTCAGTAAAGCCACAATTTATATTTTTACTTAGTTTGCTTTGATCATTTCTATTTCAATGATCTTTTTCCGTTCGTGGTATTCTTCTTCACCGATCTCGCCAGCGGCATAACGCTTAAGTAAAACATCCAACAGGCCTTCTTTTTTATTGCGCTGACCCGGAATATTATAAGGAAGTATGAAGATCCAGACCAGCATAATAAACCAGGCTGACCACCAGAGCGGGTCCATGCCCCAGAAACTATAGTTATATAATATCTTGCTTGATTTTAAAATTGGGTAAATGATATCCGAAATCAAGCTTTATAATAGCGCGATCTCCCGGTAACTTTGCGCCAGCAGGGAATCGATCTCTGCCTTGATCAGCACGGAAAGCTGGTCGGTGCGATTAGGTAACTCCTCAGCAACCTTGGCCAGTGAAGCTACTTTTTGATAGAAGCTTTTATTTTCCCACGTTTCCAATCTCTCTTCAGCCAGCGCTAATTCCGCATCAACTAATACTGCCGGGATCTCCTGGCAGCCTTTAATCTCGAATACATTGTGATATAATGGTGTTTGCAGCAACATGCCTGAGTTTAATTAAAAGGTGAGTGATGAATAATTAAAGCGGGAGGCTTTCCTCCCGCTTTAGGTTTTAGTTTTCGTAATAGTCGATATACAACTCGTTATCAACTTCGCAAACACCGGGAGCGTTCCAGGCAATACGGTCCGCTTCGTCTTTCTGATAAAGCGAATGTACCGAGCCTGTTAAAGTAACGCGGCTGCCATTGACCTTAACCTCTATACCCTGATCACTAACAGACCAGTTACGCGCAAGCGCTTCTTCGATCTCTTTCGTTTCGATCTCATCATGGCTTTCGGCCTGGATTTTGATATCATTGGTAACGCCGATCACACCCATTAATGGTTTAACCGCATTTTTAGCCGCATCTTTTTGGAAATTCCAATTCAAGGCACCTTCCAATTTCACCCAGCCGTTTTCAACCAGAACCTTAACTTTGCCTTCCGGTATCCAGTTAGCTTCCAAAGCAACAATCACTTCGTTGGCAATTTCCGTATCGCTTTTTTTGAAGTCACTTGGGAATTTAATAAGAATGTCCTCAGCTACTGCTTTAACACCGGCAACGCTTTTAGCCGCGGCTTCGGCTTCCCTTTTCTTAAGGTAGCTGTCAACAGTTCCGGTTAAAGTAATCACACCATCTTTAGCGGTTACGCCGATTTCGGCTGCGTTCAATAGCGGCTCCCATTTGATCGCGTTTTCAACGTCTTGTTGTAATTCTTCATTTGTTCTCATTTTCGATCTCTCAGGAGTTTTAATTTAATTGGCTTCCTGATAGATCAAAGGTGCGGACAATCAGTTGCCGGGGGAATGACGTTCGTCACTTTGTAATATGTTTGAGGACAGTTACATTTTACAGACCAGGCGATTCCGACAGATTCGTCTGCCATATTTTAACTGTTTACAGTTGATTTTAATTTTTCTATTTCTTCGTTAAGGCATTTGATCTCTGCTTTCTCTTTCATGATATCCTGACGGATCAGCCCGAAAAGGCTCATATAAGCGTTTGCTACATAAACCAGCGCAAAACCGGCGATCAGGTAGCCGCGCCAGTCGGCCATCAGCAAATGATAGCCGGTCAATAAAATGAAAATGATCGTTACGTAATGACTGAAGCAGTATTCACAGGTAAACAGGTAGAAGAATTTACGCACGATCAATGTTTTTCCTTCGTTGCTTCGTCGTACGCAGTACTCACGGGGTTCGCGGAAAACTTCTTCATGCGTTACCGTCCAGGCAACGCAGGCGATCGGTATAGCGAGTAATAAAAGCCATACGATCTGGGTGGTCAGGGTCATCATCAATCCCGGAAATCAATAGCCAGTTCATTATCTACCGTTGTTACGCCCGGGGCTTTCCAGGCGATCCTACTGGCCTCGTCCTGCTGGTAAAGGGAGTTGACCACACCATTGAGCGTGACCTTATTACCGGTTACATACACCTGGATATCCTGATCTTCCATAGCCGCGCTACGGCGCAGCGCGCGCTGGATAGCTTCCTGCTCCAGTTCATCCTCGTTCTCCGGTTGTATCCGAATATCATTGGTAAATACTTTGACGCCGGGCAAATGCCTCACGACATCCCTGGCCGCATCTTTTTGATAATTCCAGGGTAGGTTGCCTTCCAACGTAACCCAGCCGTTCTCTACTTTTACTTTTATCCGGTCCTGCGGGATCTGCCCGTTGTTCTTCAAGGCGTTGATGGCTTCAACGGCAATTTCACCGTCGGTCTTATTGCCGGCATTTTGAAAGATAATCTCGATCTCTTCCACCACAGCTTTCACACCGGTCACCCCTTTTGCTGTTTCTTCTGCTTTTGATTTTTTGAGATAGCCGTCAACGTTTCCGGTCAGTGTGATCACCCCGTCAAAAGCGGTTGCGCCGATTTTTGTATGTTTAAGTAAAGGCTCCCATTGAATGGCATCCTGAACATCTTTTGCTAATTCCTGGTTGGTTTTCATGTGTTTTTGATTTTTATATTAATGACAGACGGTTTGAAAAATAAGCTTTCACGAATGCGTGTTGCTGGTTAATGGTCATCTTATCTGCCGGCTCGGTTGCTATTTGAATGCTTGCAAATCGGTGATCCTTTCTTAAGTAGTTAAGCAATTCTGTTTTGGCTTCGGTAGGACCGAAAAAAATAACGTGGTCGTAGTCACGGATGATCTCTCCCAATTCTTTATAGTATGCAATCGTTTCGTGCTGTTCTTTCTGGTGCATCGTGCCTTCGCCTTTATGCATCACCGCTTCTTTCACTTCATGGTTGAAATGATTCTCGATCGTTTGGGTGCCAATAGGATCAGCGGTAAACTCCATCAGGTGGGCATTTTGATGGTCCATCCAAATACCCAGGTTTCTCTCTGTTTTCATAATTTTTTTGTTAATGTGGTTTTTAATACGCTCCGGTGCCAGACAAGATGATTTCCGCCAGGCGCGCATCGAGCTGATAGATATCTTTTCGGAAGTTCAGCCGGTTATCCCGATCGGTAAATGCGGTGAAGTACGCGATGAAAACCGGCACTTTGTGTGTCAGGTTGATATAGCGTTCTTTACCGCCGTGCATCGCGCCGTCAATCTTTTCGCTGTTCCAGCCCCCATTGCTTTTCAGCAGGAAATCCGCCAGCTTGGCCGGTTCACTTACCCGGATACATCCATGACTAAATCCCCGGCTCGTTTCACCGAAGAGCGATTTGGAGGGTGTATCATGCAGGTAAATACTATAACTGTTAGGGAAAAGAAATTTAACCAGTCCCAGTGAGTTTTCAGGTCCGGGCTTTTGCCGGATCACCGGCAGGCCATCTTGTTGCCCTATGATCTCCATGCGATGCTCGGCAATATATTGCGGGTTTCTTTTGATGCCCGGGAGCACCTCGTTCCGGATGATACCTTGCGGTAAATTCCAGTAAGGGCTAAAAACAACCTGTTTCACTTCCCCGTAAAAAACGGTAGTCGGATGTACGGTCTGGCCTACCACCACCTTACAACTCCATAACAGGCTATCCGCATGGTAAACATGCAATTGATATTCAGGTATATTGACCGCCAGGTAATCGCCCTTTAGTTTTACCGGCAACCAGCGGCTGCGCTCCATATTTACCAGGATCTGTTTGATCCGGGAAGCTAAGGGTACATTTAATCCGGCCAGCGTGGCCTTATCCGGCCGGCCGGTAACACGGTAGCCGTGCCGCTCCTGGAAGACCTTAAATGCCGTTACTAATTCCTCGGTATACACGGTACTCAACGTGTCGCCGTGGTAATCTTCCAACTTAAATAAGCGGGCTTTCAATTGCCGGATGACTTCAGATGAATCACCTGTCTTTAGGTTTTTAGGTGTTAGTTTGATGGAGAGCCACTGATCCTTTTGATCCAATGTTCGGTATTTTCGTAAAAACCCGCGCAATAATTCATATTGGCGATAAACCGGTTCGCTGGCAGTGCGCTGATCTGGCTGTTCGTTCAGCAAACTATCCAAATATTGCGGGTAAGCGATTTTTTTTCTCGGCAAAAACCAGCCGGATGACTTACTGGCAGCCGTACTCATTCCGCGCCAGACAAGTTTTTCAAACACGAAATATTGGGTGGTCAACATTAATTCGGTCACCACATCCTGCTGACCTTCTTTTGCGTTGCCAGCCTGGTTATGAAGCAAAGAGTCCAGCGCCTGCTGGTAAGGCACCGCTTTGTAAATGCCATCATTCTCTAAGTTCATAACCCGGTTAGTCAGGTTGCTGGCTTGTTCAATGAGCCTGCCGTCATCAAACCAGGCATAGGCATAATTCCTCTGCCTGTAAAACGACCGGAGTTCCGGCTCATAAGTTTTTACAGCCGGGTAACGTTTAAAGAAAGAAGCGATCCGGGTACTGTCAAATACGGTTTTAGATTGCCCGCTGAAATTGCCCGGGATCGTTTTATCCCAGTCATTTTTCAGGCTGTCGGTCTTTGTCGCTTTTTTAACCTCCTGGCCGCAGCCGCTGAATGATGTGCTGCATATTAAAGCCAGGGTCAGCCATATTTGCCTGTTCAAATGGGATTTTAAATTTGTCATCTTGATTATCTGAACATGGTTTCCGTGGCTTCGAATAGTATGCCCGGATGATGATCGCCATGGTACATCTCCGTAGGTTTCTTTTCCAGCTTTAATAATTCATAAACGGCAATCTGCGCTGTCCTTACAGAATATTCAACCGTGAACACCACGTCCTCAGGTACTTCTGAGAACTGTCCGATAAATGCGAGGTTTTTGGCACCCTTTGGTACAACCTGCGGCCGGTCACCTTCAGCACGGGTCAGGAACTGGCTGGTAATATAGGGCAGCATGCAGGGAATACAATTGGCGTTTTCCAATAATTGATCCAACACAGCATCAAATCGCAGGTGATGCACCAGTTCCGTCAGGATATCTTCACCGGTACAATCGGCCATTCGCTTTTTAACAAAATTGCCTTCCCGGTCGGGGAACAGGCCATAGCCCCAAAAAACGGTCACATCATCCGGCTGCCCGATAAAGTGCGGCTGATATGCCAGTACGATAGACATCAGCCAGTTGGAATCTTTTAAAGTTACCAGGCCGCCCGTTCCGGCAGCATTGCCCGAAAATTCTTCCATCAGTTCAAAGAGAGATGCCCTTTACTGGTCACCGTAAAAGATTCCCATTTGGACTCGTCCACCCGGTTATCAAAAACGAAAGGCCTACCGAATTCCGGACTTTGTTTGGCAATAGCTTCCCATAACAACCAGCTGCCGTCGCGTTTATCGGTAATGAGTTCGGGTGCTTTGTGCATCGCGCCCAGGGAAGAATCAGCGGTCATAGAACCGATGGTCACCAGCAGCAGGTCCTCGATATTTAAGTCCAGTTCCTGCGTCTGGTCATTTTTGAGCATGTGCATCCGTGCCGCGACCTTTTGTTCGCCGATGGTTTTGAAATCGATTTTGGTTACTCTGGTGTCCATTTCAAAATGGACACCCTGCGCTTTCAGCCATTTGATCAGCGGCATTGCCAGGGAGTCGAATTGATTATAAGGGGTACGGTCAACGCCTTCCAGCGTATTGATCCGCTCGAATTCGTGTAA
It encodes the following:
- a CDS encoding AraC family transcriptional regulator, translated to MKLYIKNMVCIRCKMIVKQELKRLSCHYVTVELGHVEIIEDFSAAQLNLFKTNLLKYGLELLDDKKSILIEKIKKVIIELVHYADKPAKINFSDYLSEKLNHDYTYMANLFSDIVGVNIEHYLIIHKIERVKELLVYDELSLTQIAYKLQYSSVAHLSNQFKKITGLTPSHFKKFKDNRQKGLVNP
- a CDS encoding succinate-semialdehyde dehydrogenase (in Escherichia coli this enzyme appears to be an NAD+/NADP+-dependent succinate semialdehyde dehydrogenase) gives rise to the protein MSIATINPFDNKVVKTFQEMRPETVNAAISQAEDTFKTWRTMPFSRKAEVLHRVAQIMRERSDQLSKLITLEMGKLFAQSQGEIALSADIIDYYATNGEQFLADEHLKPEFGEAYIKKSPIGVLLGVEPWNFPFYQVARFAAPNIMIGNVVLVKHASNVPQCAQAIEDIFLEAGAPKGLYTNLFISGAHVSGYIADERIKGVSLTGSELAGASLAAAAGKALKKSVLELGGSDAFIVLEDADIDQAVAWAVIGRMNNTGQCCVAAKRFIVVEAVADEFLSKFKAKLTGLKVGDPMDSKTELGPLSSEGAAVQLADQVQRSVDAGAKVILGGKRIDRAGAFMEVTILTDIEPGMAAYHEELFGPVASFYRVKDEAHAIRLANDSPFGLGGTVFTANKKRGENVAAMIDTGMVFINHPTWTQPDLPFGGTKRSGYGRELSSLGVEEFVNKKLIRFSEYADPF
- a CDS encoding ornithine aminotransferase: MRTNEELQQDVENAIKWEPLLNAAEIGVTAKDGVITLTGTVDSYLKKREAEAAAKSVAGVKAVAEDILIKFPSDFKKSDTEIANEVIVALEANWIPEGKVKVLVENGWVKLEGALNWNFQKDAAKNAVKPLMGVIGVTNDIKIQAESHDEIETKEIEEALARNWSVSDQGIEVKVNGSRVTLTGSVHSLYQKDEADRIAWNAPGVCEVDNELYIDYYEN
- a CDS encoding ornithine aminotransferase; the protein is MKTNQELAKDVQDAIQWEPLLKHTKIGATAFDGVITLTGNVDGYLKKSKAEETAKGVTGVKAVVEEIEIIFQNAGNKTDGEIAVEAINALKNNGQIPQDRIKVKVENGWVTLEGNLPWNYQKDAARDVVRHLPGVKVFTNDIRIQPENEDELEQEAIQRALRRSAAMEDQDIQVYVTGNKVTLNGVVNSLYQQDEASRIAWKAPGVTTVDNELAIDFRD